The Cellulomonas sp. P24 genome contains a region encoding:
- a CDS encoding DUF3151 domain-containing protein, with protein sequence MSEVRRHDLLDPAPTLLPEDHPDVLARAELGAGADAVSVLTAHPASSYLWAAFSRGALGTGTPEGALAAYAYARTGYHRGLDALRKAGWRGQGPIPTGHLPNQGFLLSVLALEQAAAAIGEIDEAERCERLLLNSGTTAAEVAGLLL encoded by the coding sequence ATGAGCGAAGTGCGCCGCCATGACCTGCTCGACCCCGCGCCGACGCTGCTGCCCGAGGACCACCCCGACGTCCTCGCCCGGGCCGAGCTCGGGGCCGGGGCCGATGCCGTCTCGGTCCTCACCGCGCACCCGGCGTCGTCCTACCTGTGGGCCGCGTTCTCCCGGGGCGCCCTCGGCACCGGGACCCCCGAGGGTGCGCTCGCTGCCTACGCGTATGCGCGTACGGGCTACCACCGCGGGCTGGACGCGTTGCGCAAGGCCGGCTGGCGCGGCCAGGGGCCGATCCCGACGGGCCACCTCCCGAACCAGGGGTTCCTCCTGAGCGTCCTCGCCCTCGAGCAGGCGGCCGCGGCGATCGGCGAGATCGACGAGGCGGAGAGGTGCGAGCGGCTGCTCCTCAACTCGGGGACGACCGCGGCGGAGGTCGCCGGGCTGCTGCTCTGA